From a region of the Nothobranchius furzeri strain GRZ-AD chromosome 12, NfurGRZ-RIMD1, whole genome shotgun sequence genome:
- the il22ra2 gene encoding interleukin-22 receptor subunit alpha-2, with product MTHLLLPTLLLQNLSLSITTQEMLVPPSQVMFKSADYRHVLHWTPPTNSSSLHYDVQWKIYGEPVWLDVEGCQGIQKHHCDLSRVTKYIREWYYARVRASSGYSCSKSSWALSPRFSPCWDTQISPPSLKLNTTKQGIVVHVKPSRVLARNLHKQHSLLYNIYTIHANGSEDVSEITSNERTLTKLDPNTKYCFQAQVVIPRLFFKSSLRSSTKCTTTP from the exons atgactcaccTGCTGCTCCCCACTTTGCTGCTGCAGAACCTGAGCCTCTCCATCACGACTCAAG AGATGCTCGTTCCACCTTCACAGGTGATGTTTAAGTCTGCAGACTACAGACACGTTCTGCACTGGACTCCACCCACCAACAGCTCCTCACTGCATTATGATGTCCAGTGGAAGAT TTACGGCGAGCCCGTGTGGTTGGATGTCGAGGGCTGTCAGGGGATCCAGAAGCACCACTGTGACCTCAGCAGAGTCACCAAGTACATTCGGGAGTGGTACTATGCTCGAGTGAGGGCCTCCTCTGGGTACTCCTGCAGCAAATCCTCCTGGGCACTGTCCCCCAGATTCAGCCCATGCTGGGACA cccagatcagCCCCCCCTCACTGAAGCTAAACACCACCAAGCAAGGCATCGTGGTCCACGTGAAACCATCTCGAGTGTTGGCCCGCAACCTACATAAGCAACACAGTCTGCTGTACAACATCTACACCATCCATGCCAATGGAAGTGAG GACGTCTCTGAGATCACCTCTAATGAGAGGACTCTGACCAAGCTGGACCCCAATACCAAATACTGCTTCCAGGCCCAGGTCGTCATCCCAAGACTTTTTTTCAAGAGCAGCCTCCGCAGCTCCACTAAATGCACCACGACGCCTTGA